A single genomic interval of Lathyrus oleraceus cultivar Zhongwan6 chromosome 7, CAAS_Psat_ZW6_1.0, whole genome shotgun sequence harbors:
- the LOC127102950 gene encoding uncharacterized protein LOC127102950: MGVPDDEILDVAPLSVIPAADIDLNQPISIDASASSCSNQGNPSSIPSGLTPVTKYKEGTHYTDRVIRDIVTRIYNEGHSVKGISTPLAQMYPPPEVEQPSGKGDDSSSSEKALAAEGLRSLGQTVFDKGKFVASNTDNASHSEKHDDANVVIDLEDGSSYDQEESLIHHIKPSVAKRMKTRKGKYVAELMSAREAKKTAVIGPSKPWSKVEIRRGRKSPVKVHVVHLDNISFHLEDGAAKWKFVIQRRVSVERELGKDVVDVKEVMDLIQAVGLLKTVAGFSQCYEGLVKEFIVNIPEDISDKNSKEFCKVYVRGRNNEGAGELEVTDNQVCSEITAKQVKVWPFKKHLPVRKLTIKYAILHKIGVANWVPTNHISTIVNTLGRFIFVVGTKVKFDYGRYMFDQIIKHTTTNAVKLPIAFPSMICGIILNQHPGILCSNNLPSRRKPALSVHCKLFEGSHVEDIVMTFAMRRPVSKVGVIVELKETCKELGGGIRVSTTRKLSLEALIESLEQAEGENVEHANVSHEEEAEAHTSSERSANNDDASGLLLVLLKRLQTQALLSSSIGFDPSCFDGFLGFLVDFLVYFFGENSSVYLLGTGEEFSVFCLCEAVWLLLVVDWLKGELLCSGKLHVV; this comes from the exons ATGGGCGTCCCTGATGATGAGATTCTGGATGTTGCTCCTCTCTCTGTTATTCCCGCCGCGGACATTGATTTGAATCAACCCATCTCCATTGATGCCTCTGCTTCTTCATGTTCCAATCAAGGTAATCCCTCTAGTATTCCGTCTGGTTTAACTCCTGTCACTAAGTATAAGGAAGGAACACACTATACTGATCGTGTTATAAGAGACATAGTTACTAGAATTTATAATGAAGGCCACTCTGTGAAGGGGATTTCTACTCCCCTTGCTCAAATGTATCCCCCTCCTGAGGTTGAACAACCTAGTGGTAAGGGTGATGATTCCTCCAGTTCTGAAAAGGCCTTGGCTGCTGAAGGGTTGCGCTCTCTAGGGCAAACCGTGTTTGACAAAGGGAAATTTGTGGCCTCTAACACGGATAATGCTTCCCACTCTGAGAAGCATGATGATGCAAATGTTGTGATTGATCTAGAGGATGGTAGCTCTTATGATCAAGAGGAAAGCTTGATTCATCACATAAAGCCAAGTGTGGCTAAACGCATGAAGACTCGCAAAGGAAAATATGTGGCTGAACTTATGTCAGCTAGAGAAGCTAAGAAGACTGCTGTCATTGGTCCCTCCAAACCATGGAGCAAGGTTGAAAtaagaagaggaag GAAGTCTCCTGTTAAAGTACATGTTGTTCATTTGGATAACATCTCCTTCCATCTTGAGGATGGAGCTGCTaagtggaaatttgtgattcaGAGAAGGGTATCCGTGGAAAGGGAATTGGGAAAAGATGTTGTTGATgtcaaggaggtcatggacctgatacAAGCTGTTGGGCTTTTGAAGACTGTTGCTGGGTTCTCTCAATGCTACGAAGGTTTAGTCAAGGAATTTATTGTTAATATTCCTGAGGATATTTCTGATAAGAACAGCAAGGAGTTTTGCAAGGTGTATGTGAGGG GCAGAAATAATGAGGGTGCGGGAGAATTAGAGGTTACAGACAATCAGGTCTGTAGCGAGATTACAGCTAAGCAGGTGAAAGTTTGGCCTTTTAAAAAGCATCTTCCTGTTAGGAAGTTGACTATCAAGTATGCTATCCTGCATAAAATAGGAGTTGCTAACTGGGTCCCTACCAACCATATCTCCACCATTGTTAATACTCTTGGGAGGTTTATTTTTGTTGTTGGGACAAAAGTGAAATTTGACTATGGTAGATATATGTTTGATCAAATCATCAAGCATACAACTACTAATGCAGTTAAGCTGCCAATTGCTTTTCCCTCTATGATCTGTGGAATTATCTTGAATCAACATCCTGGTATTCTGTGCTCAAATAATTTACCTAGTAGGAGAAAACCAGCTTTGTCTGTGCACTGCAAACTctttgaaggcagtcatgtcgagGATATTGTCATGACATTTGCCATGAGGAGGCCAGTCTCAAAAGTTGGAGTAATTGTTGAGCTTAAGGAGACATGCAAAGAGCTAGGTGGAGGGATTAGGGTATCCACAACTAGAAAACTATCTTTGGAAGCCTTGATTGAAAGCTTGGAGCAGGCTGAGGGTGAAAATGTTGAACATGCTAATGTCAGCCATGAAGAAGAAgctgaagcccacacctctagtgagaggtctgctAACAATGATGATGCGAGTGGCCTGCTTCTGGTGCTGCTGAAGAGGCTGCAAACTCAAGCTCTACTAAGTAGCTCTATTGGCTTTGATCCCTCTTGTTTTGATGGTTTTCTTGGTTTTTTGGTGGATTTCCTTGTGtattttttt GGGGAGAATTCTAGTGTTTATTTGCTTGGTACAGGGGAAGAATTCtctgtgttttgtttgtgtgaagCAGTGTGGTTGTTGCTTGTTGTGGACTGGCTTAAGGGGGAGCTGTTGTGTTCTGGGAAGTTGCAT GTTGTTTGA